One Campylobacter concisus DNA segment encodes these proteins:
- a CDS encoding retention module-containing protein, producing the protein MAAKLGSIKSISGQTEVIAVDKSGNERILKVGDSLYEGESIKTTSADAKVVIVANDGKEVSVVGEDTISLDPKEVANAQSANPEVAALQNALLNGANITDLEETAAGGNAAAGGAGGDGVSLGAASFAEGGHYANINENFRNLTDANKAFDSFNSPIGGYADNNDNSEGDSVAPQNPTNPTTPVTPVTPVTPVTPPTPVTPATPVALSVSLDGSGEAREATPNEYLVYNLGLSAATSSTTPTDLTLNLSGASAGRDYSNAMEYSLDGGNSWTAIQNGGTISGVAPSDIANVKVRVQVIDDYGQTAGNQNEGASSEDLGANIAPGIKDYGVYKEGVTLSVTTNNAAITSGEAEGKIIDNDDNVNITENIDATTEGLNPALVNSDPDNGDSMKTIIDTKDGDDTITIKEEVVFSSGVNWLNKDANDVIKMGDGDDVFNIEREAVVENTRIDLGNAGGEKNQDTLNINGAVVTGTRFTSHDGNDVFTIKDDSGPSLGSTILDDVLFKTGSGNDTVNIEKSDNHQLIKNTKIDTGADNDTVNIKSDMYSYVTNNGTTDLTEYAGSRTDSFIKTGEGDDTINVTDASISRVDIDTGDSDTGDMLNFISAGIYNSEIKSGNGNDKIVLQDTKADVMDIYTGEGDDILTIKGSTEIKNNSAAHNDPISSPAHVANPVANQAGIHSNYIEMGKGRDTLTIERGAEISNTKINTSSADAGISDDRDSVDVAGAKFNNAAIETGYGDDEINLKDVTMISNDGYSTYIGAGGGNDTINVSGNSSFDKAIIYTNGGDDHVNVDGDVSMVDSNIMLENGNVTLNVARATSIVDTNIEGAGVGNAGVKTVTIDNAELRRVTINTADDGDSVTIGAGTHDNTDVKIFTQGGDDTININSDLTGTSNVNLSPAAGEAAHDHDASNINSGKGNDTINIADNVTLTNTYLSGGDGSDLVDLGKDVSLNGTAINGGDGIDTLKIHDDSFNTTNAGKISGFEVLDMSDANEDFTFHHASDIANFIKNVGGEGATSLFVKGDKFVGKFIEGSSEIASAGTVDSNGNHVYSVSEGSQTFTLTIKDVTIDPSM; encoded by the coding sequence ATGGCAGCAAAACTAGGAAGTATAAAATCAATTTCAGGTCAAACTGAAGTGATCGCAGTTGATAAAAGTGGAAATGAGAGAATTTTAAAAGTTGGCGATAGCTTGTACGAGGGCGAGAGCATAAAGACAACTTCAGCTGATGCGAAGGTAGTCATCGTTGCAAATGACGGCAAGGAGGTCTCAGTAGTAGGCGAAGATACTATCTCGCTTGATCCAAAAGAGGTAGCAAACGCACAAAGTGCTAACCCAGAGGTCGCAGCACTTCAAAATGCTCTTTTAAATGGTGCAAACATCACAGATCTTGAAGAGACAGCAGCCGGTGGTAACGCAGCAGCTGGTGGAGCTGGTGGAGATGGCGTAAGTCTAGGCGCTGCTAGCTTTGCTGAGGGTGGTCACTACGCAAATATCAATGAAAATTTTAGAAATTTAACCGATGCAAACAAAGCTTTTGACTCTTTTAATAGCCCAATCGGCGGTTATGCTGATAATAACGACAATAGCGAAGGCGATAGTGTTGCACCGCAAAACCCAACAAATCCAACTACCCCTGTTACACCAGTAACTCCAGTAACACCTGTCACGCCACCAACTCCAGTCACTCCAGCTACACCTGTTGCACTAAGTGTATCACTTGATGGTAGTGGCGAGGCAAGAGAGGCAACTCCAAACGAGTATCTAGTCTATAATCTAGGCTTATCGGCTGCTACAAGCTCAACTACACCTACTGATCTAACGCTAAATTTAAGTGGTGCAAGTGCAGGCAGAGACTACTCAAACGCTATGGAGTATTCACTTGATGGCGGAAATAGCTGGACTGCGATACAAAATGGCGGCACGATAAGTGGTGTGGCACCAAGTGATATCGCAAATGTAAAGGTTAGAGTGCAGGTTATTGACGACTACGGTCAAACAGCTGGCAACCAAAACGAGGGCGCAAGCAGCGAGGATCTAGGCGCAAATATCGCTCCTGGCATAAAAGACTACGGCGTTTATAAAGAGGGCGTAACTCTTAGCGTGACTACAAACAACGCTGCTATCACATCTGGCGAGGCTGAGGGCAAGATCATTGATAATGATGATAATGTAAATATCACAGAAAATATAGATGCGACTACAGAGGGTTTAAACCCTGCTCTTGTAAATTCTGATCCAGACAATGGCGATAGTATGAAAACCATCATAGATACAAAAGATGGTGATGATACTATAACTATCAAAGAGGAAGTTGTTTTTTCAAGTGGTGTAAATTGGCTAAACAAAGATGCTAATGATGTTATAAAAATGGGCGATGGCGACGATGTGTTTAACATAGAAAGAGAAGCTGTTGTAGAAAATACTAGGATAGACCTTGGAAACGCTGGTGGAGAGAAAAATCAAGATACACTCAATATAAATGGAGCTGTCGTAACAGGTACAAGATTTACAAGCCACGATGGTAATGATGTATTTACTATAAAAGATGATTCTGGCCCAAGCCTTGGCAGTACGATTTTGGACGATGTCTTGTTTAAAACAGGAAGTGGCAACGACACTGTAAATATCGAAAAAAGCGATAATCATCAGCTTATAAAAAATACCAAAATAGATACTGGTGCTGATAATGACACCGTAAATATTAAAAGCGATATGTATTCTTATGTTACTAATAACGGAACAACTGATCTAACCGAGTATGCAGGAAGCAGAACTGATAGCTTTATAAAAACAGGCGAGGGCGACGACACTATAAATGTTACTGACGCAAGTATTAGTAGAGTTGATATCGATACAGGCGATTCAGATACAGGCGATATGCTAAATTTCATCAGCGCAGGTATATATAACTCTGAAATAAAAAGTGGCAATGGCAATGATAAGATCGTACTTCAAGATACTAAAGCAGATGTCATGGATATCTACACAGGCGAGGGCGATGATATCCTAACTATCAAAGGTAGCACTGAAATAAAAAATAATAGCGCCGCACACAATGACCCTATAAGCTCACCAGCTCACGTGGCAAATCCGGTAGCTAACCAAGCTGGAATTCACTCAAACTACATAGAGATGGGCAAAGGTCGCGACACACTAACTATCGAAAGAGGCGCTGAAATTTCAAACACTAAGATAAATACTAGCTCAGCTGATGCTGGAATAAGTGACGATAGAGATAGTGTAGATGTTGCTGGCGCTAAATTTAACAACGCTGCCATTGAGACTGGATATGGTGATGATGAGATAAATTTAAAAGATGTCACCATGATCTCAAACGATGGATATAGCACATATATCGGTGCAGGCGGCGGAAATGACACTATTAACGTCTCTGGAAATAGCTCATTTGACAAGGCTATCATTTACACAAACGGCGGAGATGACCATGTAAATGTCGATGGTGATGTTTCTATGGTTGATTCAAACATTATGCTTGAAAACGGCAATGTAACGCTAAATGTCGCAAGAGCTACTAGTATAGTTGATACAAATATAGAGGGTGCAGGCGTTGGAAATGCTGGCGTAAAAACCGTAACTATCGATAACGCCGAGCTTAGAAGAGTTACTATAAATACCGCAGATGACGGCGATAGCGTGACTATCGGAGCTGGCACTCATGATAATACTGATGTTAAAATTTTCACTCAAGGTGGAGACGATACGATAAATATCAACTCTGATCTAACTGGTACATCAAATGTAAATTTAAGTCCAGCTGCAGGCGAAGCTGCGCATGACCACGATGCATCAAACATCAACTCAGGCAAAGGCAACGACACTATCAATATAGCTGATAATGTAACACTAACTAACACCTACCTTTCAGGTGGCGACGGCAGCGACTTAGTCGATCTTGGCAAGGATGTAAGCCTAAATGGCACTGCTATAAATGGAGGCGACGGCATAGATACGCTAAAAATCCACGATGACTCGTTTAACACGACAAATGCCGGCAAGATAAGTGGGTTTGAGGTGCTTGATATGTCAGACGCTAATGAGGACTTTACATTCCACCATGCGTCTGATATCGCAAATTTCATAAAAAATGTCGGTGGTGAAGGTGCAACATCGCTATTCGTAAAAGGTGATAAATTTGTTGGCAAATTTATAGAAGGATCATCTGAAATAGCAAGTGCTGGTACAGTAGATAGCAATGGAAACCACGTATATAGCGTAAGTGAAGGCAGTCAGACATTTACTCTTACAATAAAAGATGTTACTATAGATCCTTCAATGTAA
- a CDS encoding type II asparaginase, which produces MKKLVLLICILVASLYAKPNVVILATGGTIAGSASGATNAQYDAAQLGVDILIKAVPEIANLANVKGEQVANISSNNMTDEIWLKLAKRVNELLTSKDVDGIVITHGTDTLEETAYFLNLVVKSDKPVVLVGAMRSATSMSADGPLNLYNAVSVAASKESAGNGVLVVLNDEINAAREVTKTNTSSVDTFKSRNTGAIGRVYYGKVVYSTKSLKKHTANSVFDVSKLETLPRVDIIYSHANDYGDIAKHLIDVGSKGIIHAGTGNGSIHNNVFTVLQEANAKGIKIVRSAIVGSGYVDSSKKMDDNGNFITASDLNPQKARILLMLALTKTSDTKEIQKFFDEY; this is translated from the coding sequence ATGAAAAAGCTAGTTTTACTAATCTGCATTCTAGTTGCTTCGCTCTATGCAAAGCCAAACGTCGTCATCTTAGCCACAGGCGGCACTATCGCAGGAAGTGCTAGTGGCGCGACAAATGCCCAGTACGACGCAGCCCAACTTGGCGTCGATATCCTCATCAAAGCCGTGCCAGAGATAGCAAATTTAGCAAATGTAAAAGGCGAGCAAGTCGCCAACATCAGCTCAAACAACATGACTGATGAAATTTGGCTAAAGCTTGCAAAACGCGTAAATGAGCTACTTACCAGCAAAGACGTGGATGGCATCGTCATAACTCACGGCACCGACACCCTCGAAGAGACCGCCTACTTCTTAAATTTAGTCGTCAAGTCAGATAAGCCTGTAGTTTTAGTGGGAGCCATGAGAAGTGCCACATCTATGAGTGCTGATGGTCCGCTAAATTTATATAACGCAGTAAGCGTGGCAGCTAGCAAAGAGAGCGCAGGTAATGGCGTTTTAGTCGTGCTAAATGACGAGATCAACGCCGCTAGAGAGGTTACAAAAACAAACACCTCATCAGTTGATACATTTAAGTCAAGAAACACCGGCGCCATCGGCAGAGTCTATTATGGCAAGGTCGTTTACAGCACAAAAAGCCTCAAAAAACACACTGCAAATAGCGTCTTTGACGTAAGCAAGCTAGAGACCTTGCCAAGGGTTGATATCATCTACTCACACGCAAATGACTACGGCGATATCGCAAAACACCTGATAGATGTTGGCTCAAAGGGCATCATCCACGCAGGCACAGGTAACGGCAGCATCCACAACAACGTATTTACCGTGCTTCAAGAGGCAAATGCCAAAGGCATAAAAATAGTAAGAAGCGCGATCGTCGGCAGCGGCTACGTGGATAGCAGTAAAAAGATGGATGATAATGGAAATTTCATCACCGCAAGCGATCTAAACCCACAAAAGGCTAGAATTTTACTCATGCTAGCCCTCACAAAGACGAGCGACACCAAAGAAATTCAAAAATTCTTTGACGAATACTAA
- the ilvD gene encoding dihydroxy-acid dehydratase: MRSDIIKKGYTRAPHRSLLRATGLKDEDFNKPFIGVANSFIEIIPGHFFLNKYAQILKDEIRKNGCVPFEFNCIGVDDGIAMGHKGMLYSLPSREIIANSIETVMNAHALDALVCMPNCDKIVPGMVMGALRVNVPTIFVSGGPMRKGHTKDGRPIDLATAFEAVGKFETKEIDEAELRDIECNACPSGGSCSGMFTANSMNTLCEAMGIALPGNGTILALTPEREELIRQAARRICQIALDEKFKIRNILNEKAIRNALVVDMAMGGSSNTVLHMLAISREAGVNLDIKELNKISQNIAHIAKISPSLPNVHMEDVGRAGGMNAVIKEISRRDNGMLNLDNLTVSGETLGERVQASDIKDESVIHKVENAYSQVGGLAILFGNLAEQGCVIKTAGIVGERKFSGKAVCFNSQDEAIAGISSGKVDKGDVVVIRYEGPRGGPGMQEMLSPTSLIMGRGLGADVALITDGRFSGATRGLSIGHVSPEAAEGGMIGLLKDGDIIDIDVDKYEINVRLSEAEIAKRRAEFKPVDKALTSRWLRQYQKLVTNASNGAILEA; the protein is encoded by the coding sequence TTGAGAAGCGACATAATCAAAAAAGGCTACACAAGAGCCCCACACCGCTCACTTTTACGTGCGACTGGGCTAAAAGACGAGGACTTTAATAAGCCATTTATCGGCGTTGCAAACAGCTTTATAGAGATTATCCCTGGGCACTTTTTCTTAAACAAATACGCACAAATTTTAAAAGATGAAATTCGCAAAAATGGCTGTGTGCCGTTTGAGTTTAACTGCATAGGCGTGGATGACGGCATCGCGATGGGGCATAAGGGCATGCTATATAGCTTACCTAGCCGTGAGATCATCGCAAATTCTATTGAGACTGTGATGAACGCTCACGCGCTTGATGCGCTTGTTTGTATGCCAAACTGCGACAAGATCGTCCCTGGCATGGTTATGGGCGCTTTAAGGGTCAATGTCCCAACCATTTTTGTAAGCGGCGGCCCTATGAGAAAAGGCCACACAAAAGATGGCAGGCCGATCGATCTTGCGACTGCGTTTGAGGCGGTTGGTAAATTTGAGACCAAAGAGATAGACGAGGCCGAGCTAAGAGATATCGAGTGCAACGCATGTCCAAGTGGGGGCAGCTGTAGCGGTATGTTTACGGCAAACTCTATGAACACGCTTTGCGAAGCGATGGGCATAGCTCTCCCTGGCAACGGCACTATACTTGCACTAACCCCTGAACGCGAAGAGCTCATCAGGCAGGCTGCTCGCAGAATTTGCCAGATCGCCCTTGATGAGAAATTTAAGATAAGAAACATACTAAATGAAAAGGCGATCCGCAACGCACTTGTCGTTGATATGGCGATGGGTGGCAGCAGCAACACCGTCCTTCACATGCTAGCCATCTCAAGAGAGGCTGGCGTAAATTTAGATATAAAAGAACTAAATAAGATCAGCCAAAACATCGCTCACATCGCTAAGATCAGCCCAAGCTTGCCAAATGTGCACATGGAGGATGTCGGCAGGGCTGGCGGTATGAATGCAGTGATAAAAGAAATTTCACGCAGAGATAACGGCATGTTAAATTTAGACAACCTAACAGTTAGCGGCGAAACTTTGGGCGAGCGCGTACAGGCCAGCGACATCAAAGACGAAAGTGTCATTCATAAGGTGGAAAATGCCTACTCGCAAGTTGGCGGACTTGCCATTTTGTTTGGAAATTTAGCCGAGCAAGGCTGTGTCATCAAGACAGCTGGCATCGTTGGCGAGCGTAAATTTAGCGGCAAAGCGGTCTGCTTTAACTCACAAGATGAAGCGATAGCTGGAATTTCAAGCGGTAAAGTAGATAAAGGCGACGTCGTCGTCATCCGCTATGAAGGCCCACGTGGGGGACCAGGCATGCAAGAGATGCTAAGCCCTACTTCGCTCATCATGGGACGAGGACTTGGCGCAGACGTAGCGCTCATCACGGATGGTCGCTTTAGTGGGGCTACAAGAGGTCTAAGCATCGGCCACGTAAGCCCAGAAGCAGCTGAAGGCGGTATGATAGGCTTGCTAAAAGATGGCGACATCATCGATATAGATGTCGATAAATACGAGATAAACGTTCGCCTAAGCGAAGCCGAGATCGCAAAGAGAAGAGCGGAATTTAAGCCAGTCGATAAAGCACTAACCTCTCGCTGGCTAAGGCAGTATCAAAAACTAGTCACAAACGCAAGCAACGGCGCGATATTAGAGGCGTGA
- a CDS encoding hydroxymethylpyrimidine/phosphomethylpyrimidine kinase, with product MKKILIIAGSCNSGTAGLQADIKTCARLNCYSATAVTSLVAETTDAIKSVVCLESSFVKDELCTLAEEFSFDAIKIGMLFSEEIMDVVHEFLLTQKAKIVLDPVCVSKSGHKLIKDSAVEKLKELMALATVATPNLDEANVLFGGNFKDLPCDIIVKKRVSDGNSIDTLYRKDGSLQNFKTPLASPLVMSGTGCTFSTALACYLAKGKSLEEAIGLSKEYICSIIKESIDTKLGKNRLLWHGAK from the coding sequence ATGAAGAAAATTTTAATTATCGCAGGCTCTTGCAATAGCGGCACAGCAGGACTTCAGGCTGATATAAAGACATGCGCTAGGCTAAACTGCTATAGCGCAACGGCAGTCACTTCGCTTGTTGCTGAGACCACAGACGCGATAAAAAGTGTAGTTTGTCTTGAATCTAGCTTTGTTAAAGATGAACTTTGCACGCTTGCGGAGGAATTTAGCTTTGATGCCATAAAGATCGGCATGCTCTTTAGCGAGGAGATAATGGACGTGGTGCATGAGTTTTTACTCACCCAAAAGGCAAAAATCGTGCTTGATCCAGTCTGCGTCTCAAAGAGCGGCCACAAGCTCATAAAAGATAGCGCAGTAGAGAAGCTAAAAGAGCTAATGGCGCTTGCCACCGTCGCCACGCCAAATTTAGACGAGGCAAACGTCCTTTTTGGTGGAAATTTTAAAGATCTGCCTTGCGATATCATCGTGAAAAAGCGAGTGAGCGATGGAAATAGCATAGATACGCTTTATAGAAAAGATGGCTCACTGCAAAATTTCAAAACCCCACTTGCTAGTCCGCTTGTGATGAGTGGGACTGGTTGCACTTTCTCAACGGCGCTTGCTTGCTACCTTGCAAAGGGCAAGAGCCTAGAGGAGGCTATAGGGCTTTCAAAAGAGTATATCTGCTCCATTATAAAAGAGAGTATCGACACAAAGCTAGGCAAAAACCGCCTACTTTGGCACGGAGCGAAGTAA
- a CDS encoding Ig-like domain-containing protein, which yields MATRIGVIKSISQGSSVIATAKDGTQRVLKVGDEIFLGETIQTTDIDSKVVITANDGKDIAIIGKDTLNLDKSVAHNESFGDDSVADVSAIQKALLDGANITDLEETAAGGNAAAGAGGDGVSLGAASFEEGGHYSNITDDYRNLPDSSRAFQTPENSIGGYNDGNDAGNVTPVSPVISPISVDIKTLNDNFGTIQGDYSLDAPSVPRTNDATPTISGTVDPAAVRAVVSVLDKDGHEVFTKTLNPSDYADGKFKFTTNELSVNGSHDGDYKVEITATGRDGKTATDSGSFVLDTLAKITINVETEMSLVKESEMSSGLKGSFWFNHIKEPGISGTELRDFKNKIPGGFENTEYAHKGMKQNDFIEYYMNNTKPWASFKAKELNFQQGKGGDRDNTDNDAGTVSGLDGAHNMIGKIDLDGNKVTPNGEWVAPNLKALEYFIDNAKGSDIHPLRDAPNGKNTTAGAMVNLKGTMYLEPGDYKFDAKGTDDSVRFKVDGVTMVDYDTIHSENRATVTTLHVDKAGYYDFDMSYANYIYWGKLKLTVSKDGGPESILGSEASGIKLNSTDFDSYVDTVTRNVYKVTQKITGTVDNVEDGQIVTVTSSTGESHTAKVIDGKYEVEFKTSDPKATYTAKVSDLVGNEAHATSTKINVATDLIDAIDNDASNVSENTNTGINDATKYYKFTTDDIAQTDKFSSNAPLPVLSDKTPTFTGSIDSSATKAVITVLDKNGHEVFTKELSQSEFSNGKFEVTSDNLEDGNYNIKATAIFANGDKSTIVSEFVVDKTPVTIENIKIIENDGEGLHHTLKFNLKNYEDGDKIESIKIVTADGTTNIISVGTTKPTNGVLSFEYDHKIKLGDKIEVEMTDKAGTKYTHVNEILVPTMTQFENGNDTTTNANNRSAEKLWGTMDMSENGFRADGSRIVSNDAVPYLRAVIPEDATAGNASDNQTVSEFLNSGRGITWGTGDVRFVATNVDTGISRELLSQAIEKPIGNVTPDHYNRLTGYNNRLDAAGKMADGVYKISIDGKYQGGDELLHNSIQFTIDATAATINDSNLHYDAAANKTTWSGNLSENGVGASYTLKEHFEEAVKGIALKDSITLRDANGHIITANSVTLDDNGNFEAVFNGNVKASDVYLQISDIAKNTRVVADNNDNNNVITTSEGNDIINVGNGDNIIHAGRGENEIRTGNGKNVIITGDNNDVITTGSGNDYIDAGRSGYTGANKGDLVNAGAGNDKVVFTFDNPRAALSQSLDGGEGTDTLIMRPVAKDGTIDFDKIDNKSLTNAIKNFEEIQLGMDEHGNDNQDVKLLNLKADNVFSITDDVNTILKISGDNKDSVSLKGFTEATNQSGVEHGYTRYEGQTSSDTPKTIYIDVDNDINKQLV from the coding sequence ATGGCAACAAGGATAGGCGTTATAAAAAGCATCTCACAAGGATCAAGTGTAATCGCAACTGCAAAGGACGGCACACAAAGAGTGTTAAAAGTAGGCGATGAAATTTTTCTTGGTGAGACTATACAGACAACTGATATTGACTCAAAAGTAGTCATAACTGCAAACGATGGCAAAGACATTGCGATCATCGGAAAAGATACCCTAAATTTAGACAAGAGCGTAGCTCACAATGAGAGCTTTGGTGACGATAGCGTAGCTGATGTAAGCGCTATCCAAAAAGCACTTCTTGATGGTGCAAACATCACAGATCTTGAAGAGACAGCAGCTGGTGGTAACGCAGCAGCTGGAGCTGGTGGAGATGGTGTAAGCTTAGGTGCTGCAAGCTTTGAAGAGGGTGGTCACTACTCAAACATTACTGATGATTATAGAAATTTACCTGATTCAAGCAGGGCTTTTCAAACTCCAGAGAACTCAATCGGCGGCTACAATGACGGCAATGACGCAGGCAATGTAACTCCTGTCTCACCAGTCATATCTCCAATCAGTGTTGATATCAAAACACTAAATGATAACTTTGGAACTATACAAGGCGATTACAGCCTAGACGCGCCAAGCGTACCTCGCACAAATGACGCTACTCCAACTATAAGCGGCACAGTAGATCCAGCTGCTGTAAGAGCGGTTGTTAGCGTGCTTGACAAGGACGGACACGAAGTCTTTACAAAAACTCTAAATCCAAGCGATTATGCTGATGGTAAATTTAAATTCACAACTAATGAGTTAAGTGTAAATGGTAGCCATGATGGCGATTATAAAGTAGAGATAACAGCTACAGGAAGAGATGGCAAGACTGCAACTGATAGTGGTAGCTTTGTACTTGATACGCTTGCAAAAATAACTATAAACGTTGAAACAGAGATGAGCCTTGTAAAAGAGTCTGAGATGAGTAGCGGACTAAAAGGAAGTTTTTGGTTTAACCACATTAAAGAACCAGGCATTAGTGGCACTGAGCTAAGAGACTTTAAAAATAAAATACCTGGCGGTTTTGAAAATACAGAATATGCTCATAAAGGTATGAAGCAAAATGACTTTATCGAATACTATATGAATAACACCAAACCTTGGGCAAGCTTTAAAGCAAAAGAGTTAAATTTCCAACAAGGTAAAGGTGGAGATAGGGATAACACTGATAACGACGCAGGAACAGTCTCAGGACTTGACGGCGCTCACAATATGATAGGCAAGATCGATCTTGACGGTAACAAAGTAACTCCAAATGGCGAGTGGGTAGCTCCAAATTTAAAAGCACTTGAGTATTTTATCGACAATGCAAAAGGTAGCGATATTCATCCCCTAAGAGATGCTCCTAATGGCAAAAACACAACAGCTGGTGCGATGGTAAATTTAAAAGGCACTATGTATCTTGAGCCAGGGGACTATAAATTTGACGCAAAAGGCACTGACGATAGCGTGAGATTTAAGGTTGATGGCGTTACTATGGTCGATTATGACACTATCCACTCAGAAAATAGAGCCACAGTTACAACTTTACACGTTGATAAAGCAGGATACTACGACTTTGATATGAGCTATGCAAACTACATCTATTGGGGCAAGCTAAAACTAACAGTTTCAAAAGATGGCGGACCTGAGAGCATACTTGGCTCAGAGGCAAGTGGCATAAAACTAAATTCAACCGACTTTGACAGCTACGTAGATACAGTAACAAGAAATGTATATAAAGTAACTCAAAAGATCACAGGAACTGTGGATAATGTAGAAGATGGACAGATCGTAACTGTGACATCAAGCACAGGCGAGAGCCATACAGCCAAAGTGATAGATGGCAAATATGAAGTTGAGTTTAAAACTAGCGATCCAAAAGCGACATACACAGCTAAAGTTAGCGACCTTGTAGGCAACGAGGCGCATGCAACATCAACTAAGATAAATGTCGCTACAGACTTAATAGACGCGATAGATAATGACGCAAGCAATGTAAGTGAGAATACAAATACAGGTATAAATGACGCAACTAAATATTATAAATTTACAACTGATGATATCGCTCAAACTGATAAATTTTCATCTAATGCGCCACTACCAGTACTAAGTGATAAGACCCCGACATTTACAGGTAGCATAGATAGCAGTGCAACTAAAGCGGTCATCACTGTACTTGACAAAAATGGACATGAAGTCTTTACAAAAGAGCTTAGCCAAAGTGAATTTTCAAATGGTAAATTTGAAGTCACATCTGATAACTTAGAGGATGGTAACTATAACATCAAAGCAACTGCTATCTTTGCAAATGGCGACAAGAGCACGATAGTTAGTGAATTTGTAGTTGATAAGACGCCAGTTACTATAGAAAACATCAAGATCATCGAAAATGATGGCGAGGGACTACACCATACGCTTAAATTTAACCTCAAAAACTATGAGGATGGCGATAAGATCGAGAGTATAAAAATCGTAACTGCTGACGGAACTACTAACATAATCTCTGTTGGCACAACTAAACCAACCAATGGTGTATTAAGCTTTGAGTACGATCATAAGATAAAACTAGGCGATAAAATAGAAGTTGAGATGACTGATAAGGCTGGCACAAAATATACTCATGTAAATGAAATTTTAGTTCCAACTATGACGCAGTTTGAAAACGGCAACGACACAACTACAAATGCAAATAACCGCTCAGCTGAGAAGTTGTGGGGTACTATGGATATGAGTGAGAACGGCTTTAGAGCTGATGGCTCAAGGATCGTTTCAAATGACGCTGTGCCATACCTAAGAGCTGTGATCCCAGAAGATGCAACTGCAGGCAATGCTAGCGACAATCAAACTGTAAGTGAGTTTTTAAATAGTGGTAGAGGCATAACATGGGGCACTGGCGATGTTAGATTTGTAGCAACTAACGTTGATACAGGTATTTCAAGAGAGCTATTATCTCAAGCGATAGAAAAACCAATAGGCAATGTAACGCCTGATCACTACAATAGACTTACAGGCTATAACAACAGACTTGATGCCGCTGGCAAGATGGCTGATGGCGTTTATAAAATTTCTATCGATGGTAAGTATCAAGGCGGTGATGAGCTACTTCACAACTCTATTCAATTTACGATCGACGCAACAGCTGCAACGATAAATGACTCAAATTTACACTACGATGCAGCGGCAAATAAAACCACATGGAGTGGAAATTTAAGTGAAAATGGAGTTGGCGCAAGCTACACACTAAAAGAGCACTTTGAAGAGGCAGTAAAAGGCATAGCTCTAAAAGATAGCATCACTTTAAGAGATGCAAATGGACACATCATAACTGCAAATTCTGTAACGCTTGATGACAATGGAAATTTCGAAGCAGTGTTTAACGGCAATGTAAAAGCAAGCGATGTCTATCTACAAATTTCTGATATCGCTAAAAATACAAGAGTAGTTGCAGACAATAACGACAATAACAATGTCATCACAACAAGTGAAGGCAATGACATCATCAATGTTGGAAATGGCGATAACATCATACACGCAGGACGCGGTGAAAATGAAATTCGCACAGGCAATGGCAAAAACGTAATCATCACTGGCGATAACAACGACGTCATAACCACAGGAAGTGGTAACGACTACATCGACGCTGGCAGAAGTGGCTATACTGGCGCAAACAAAGGCGATCTAGTAAATGCTGGCGCTGGCAATGATAAGGTTGTATTTACCTTTGATAATCCAAGAGCAGCTCTATCTCAAAGTCTAGATGGCGGAGAGGGCACAGATACGCTTATCATGCGTCCAGTGGCAAAGGATGGCACTATCGACTTTGATAAGATAGATAATAAGTCTTTAACTAATGCGATCAAGAATTTTGAAGAGATCCAGCTTGGCATGGATGAGCATGGCAATGACAACCAAGATGTTAAGCTACTAAATTTAAAAGCAGATAATGTATTTAGCATCACTGATGATGTAAATACTATCTTAAAAATAAGCGGCGACAACAAAGATAGCGTTTCATTAAAAGGATTTACTGAGGCTACAAATCAAAGTGGTGTTGAGCATGGATATACAAGATATGAGGGTCAAACAAGCTCAGACACTCCAAAAACTATCTATATAGATGTCGATAACGATATAAACAAACAACTTGTATAA